One window of the Amycolatopsis mediterranei genome contains the following:
- a CDS encoding DNA polymerase Y family protein: protein MNDAPRLLVLWCPDWPVVAAGAAAGTPPTSPAAVFSANRVVACSASARHHGVGRGMRRRDAQSRCPGLVVHQHDPDRDARLFEPVAAAVEAQAVGVEVVRPGLVAVPVDGAAGYFGGEAALAELLIDEAAARAGVECQVGVADGLFAATLAARRSALVPRGRAGEFLAPLSIGELNQPGDDRGELVDLLKRLGLRTLGAFAALAERDVAGRFPKDAITAHRLARGLSERPPLRRALPPDLAVTETFDEPLRRIDEAAFVAKTLGERFFAGLANHGLACTRLAIVAVTEAGEERVRVWRCAEPLTARSTADRVRWQCEGWLTARDRPTAGIVRLRLDPEEVAGGQALQLQLGSVGRDAAAAERAGRALVRIQGLLGPDAVVTPLLDGGRGPAERVRLIPWGEPRRPLAADRPWPGRLPAPSPTVVPPRPVPAEVLDAVGDVVRCSTRGELGYPPSTVAVEGGPPRRVIGSAGPWVVHPALPGRRGERPLARVQVVLEGDSAEDGDIALLLRVTVGDDPQWTVEGCYD, encoded by the coding sequence CCGCCGCCGTTTTCTCCGCCAATCGGGTGGTGGCCTGCTCCGCTTCCGCGCGGCACCACGGTGTCGGGCGGGGGATGCGGCGCCGGGATGCCCAGTCGCGGTGTCCCGGGCTCGTGGTGCACCAGCACGATCCCGATCGGGATGCCCGGCTGTTCGAACCCGTCGCCGCCGCCGTCGAAGCGCAGGCCGTCGGCGTCGAAGTCGTCCGGCCCGGGCTGGTCGCCGTGCCCGTCGACGGGGCTGCCGGGTACTTCGGCGGGGAGGCCGCCCTCGCCGAGCTGCTCATCGATGAGGCCGCGGCCCGGGCCGGGGTCGAATGCCAGGTCGGGGTGGCCGATGGGCTGTTCGCCGCCACCCTCGCCGCCCGTCGATCGGCGCTCGTTCCGCGGGGACGGGCGGGCGAATTCCTCGCGCCGCTCTCGATCGGCGAGCTGAACCAGCCGGGTGACGACCGCGGGGAGCTCGTCGACCTGCTCAAGCGGCTCGGCCTGCGCACCCTCGGTGCGTTCGCCGCGCTGGCCGAACGCGACGTCGCCGGCCGCTTCCCGAAGGACGCCATCACCGCCCACCGCCTCGCCCGGGGGCTCTCCGAACGCCCGCCGCTGCGTCGCGCCCTTCCGCCGGACCTGGCGGTCACCGAAACCTTCGACGAACCTCTGCGCAGAATCGACGAAGCCGCCTTCGTCGCGAAGACGCTCGGCGAGCGCTTCTTCGCCGGGCTCGCGAACCACGGCCTCGCCTGCACGCGCCTGGCCATCGTCGCCGTCACCGAAGCCGGCGAAGAACGCGTACGCGTCTGGCGCTGCGCCGAGCCCCTCACCGCCCGCTCGACGGCCGATCGCGTGCGGTGGCAGTGCGAAGGCTGGCTCACCGCGCGGGACCGGCCCACCGCCGGCATCGTCCGGCTGCGCCTCGACCCCGAAGAGGTCGCCGGCGGCCAGGCGCTGCAGCTGCAGCTCGGCTCGGTGGGCCGCGACGCGGCCGCCGCCGAACGCGCCGGCCGCGCCCTGGTCCGCATCCAGGGCCTGCTGGGCCCGGACGCGGTCGTCACCCCGCTGCTGGACGGCGGCCGCGGCCCGGCCGAACGCGTCCGGCTCATCCCGTGGGGCGAGCCGCGCCGTCCGCTGGCCGCGGACCGGCCGTGGCCGGGACGGCTGCCCGCGCCTTCGCCGACGGTGGTGCCGCCCCGCCCGGTGCCGGCCGAGGTGCTCGACGCGGTCGGCGACGTCGTCCGCTGCTCCACGCGCGGCGAACTCGGCTACCCGCCGTCGACGGTCGCCGTCGAAGGGGGGCCGCCGCGCCGGGTGATCGGCTCGGCGGGCCCGTGGGTGGTGCACCCGGCCCTGCCCGGCCGCCGCGGCGAGCGGCCCCTCGCCCGCGTCCAGGTGGTCCTGGAGGGCGACTCCGCGGAAGACGGCGACATCGCACTCCTGCTCCGGGTCACGGTCGGCGACGATCCACAGTGGACGGTCGAGGGCTGCTACGACTGA